A part of Toxotes jaculatrix isolate fToxJac2 chromosome 24, fToxJac2.pri, whole genome shotgun sequence genomic DNA contains:
- the LOC121178083 gene encoding transmembrane protein 182-like: MSPAERTKVLLFLALFFGAVGFLFMLLSCGTEYWLLAAESCSRPEDRHWVSGLREGKSNTKAADRVRVFHEGLFWRCSFTVTSPEFSSWDQWILNQPSSKVCHAAFLFPFPVYEPGTAWVEPHSLPREPYEHHSAIVYRTFWSIFLVTGVPAVLFGGFIVICAGPLTNHKLYKAGGTLLLCGGLCLLAVVLMYLMWVQVLDTLEQFALHQRLSNCPSFHLSVQHGPSFLLAPVAVFFCLLAGLLFILVGRRIRWIHLDENKIPQL; the protein is encoded by the exons ATGTCTCCTGCAGAGAGGACAAAGGTACTCCTCTTCTTGGCTTTGTTCTTTGGAGCAGTGGGATTTCTGTTCATGCTGCTCTCCTGTGGGACAGAGtactggctgctggctgctgagTCCTGCAGCCGGCCGGAGGACAGACACTGGGTCAGTGGCCTGAGGGAGGGGAAGAGCAATACCAAG GCTGCAGACAGGGTGAGGGTCTTTCATGAGGGTCTGTTTTGGCGGTGCTCCTTCACAGTCACTTCCCCTGAATTCTCTTCATGGGACCAGTGGATCT TAAATCAGCCGTCGTCGAAGGTTTGCCATGCCGCGTTCCTCTTCCCATTTCCTGTTTATGAGCCAGGGACAGCATGGGTGGAACCGCACAGTTTACCCAGAGAACCCTACGAGCATCACTCTGCCATTG ttTATAGGACCTTCTGGAGCATCTTTCTCGTCACAGGAGTGCCGGCCGTCCTCTTCGGTGGATTTATTGTTATCTGTGCTGGCCCACTGACCAATCACAAGCTCTATAAAGCGGGCGGGACACTTCTGCTTTGTGGTG GCCTGTGTCTGCTGGCAGTGGTGCTGATGTATCTGATGTGGGTCCAGGTCCTGGACACTCTGGAGCAGTTTGCCCTCCATCAGAGACTTTCCAACTGCCCCTCCTTCCACCTCAGCGTCCAGCACGGTCCCTCATTCCTTTTGGCTCCAGTAGCCGTCTTCTTCTGCCTGCTGGCTGGCCTGCTCTTCATCCTGGTTGGCCGACGTATTCGTTGGATACATCTGGATGAAAACAAAATCCCTCAACTATGA